A DNA window from Trypanosoma brucei brucei TREU927 chromosome 10, whole genome shotgun sequence contains the following coding sequences:
- a CDS encoding DNA topoisomerase IA, putative, producing the protein MFRQTVTSLEKLVIVESPNKVIKIEGLLSNPKVIPDWSFKQGHLKCVGIGAEKAVAMATTGHFMALKEITWITHPLPPSSAGGKPQEYDGEAFPSSGTLAEYTLEWEPLPGRRIQETLERYIEGKVENVSEIILATDPDREGELIAVHALQTIKRLYPKLKVPFSRAYMHSITEDGIRKAMKERSLNICDYDLASAAETRHVMDRFFGFLGSSVVRAANSQMRSIGRVQTPALILINEREDKISAFLERNKSTFVVEATCQFPVPHGTTFSQVVDIHSDRRGAPSQWNTAAEANNCLEHWKLDGCHSFSIPHDPIVTPSKVPPPQPLTMAAAITKLNRQMKLSSEMVSGYLQDLFQLGHITYPRTDSTRIDESALKDIYNAVKKNFGKEFLYRLEDRPASGGDGKRGKKQTKKKTAKRGKNSGTPVGNVEDAHEAIRPTNINVQGDSLSLSPETRAVYELVRRQTLAAFMIPQVVEKIVADVKFVSGSGEKLTLTLGGKRVVEPGWTRAFHKGDSGNLSLHVGAEEGADAGDEGAPTMCSLSQEEFYAILNLRRVLNSPNQQHLFELRSPTIRENRPVPPMPHSEGTLIEELKRNGVGRPSTYPLIVKTLLARGYIQVNAKGRCETTPVGRMLVETAKSTFPSIVDLGFTASFEKQLDTVAKPHPNKRPAFLRSTKISQADYVLSMFLSTFLNYVSEAACTQRARIIERSMRLKRDQEGGSGIGDAEFEESVVAARRKVTLASTDLVTLPKTYNNFSTLQRNLNEYLRHNFPPSQVNGSPAPSPTVDAPRSRRGGAGTSRGVAGGG; encoded by the coding sequence ATGTTTCGGCAAACAGTTACATCACTGGAGAAACTTGTTATTGTGGAGTCCCCCAACAAAGTCATTAAGATTGAGGGGCTTCTGAGCAATCCAAAGGTGATTCCCGACTGGTCGTTCAAGCAGGGGCACCTCAAGTGCGTAGGAATAGGTGCTGAGAAAGCAGTGGCAATGGCAACGACCGGCCACTTCATGGCTCTGAAGGAAATTACCTGGATAACACATCCCCTACCCCCATCGAGTGCAGGGGGAAAACCGCAAGAATATGATGGGGAGGCATTCCCCTCTAGCGGTACCCTTGCAGAGTACACTCTCGAGTGGGAACCGTTACCAGGCCGCCGTATCCAGGAAACACTTGAGCGCTACATCGAGGGGAAGGTAGAGAATGTGTCTGAAATTATTCTTGCAACGGACCCTGATCGTGAAGGTGAGCTAATCGCTGTCCATGCCCTTCAGACGATAAAGCGACTGTATCCGAAACTGAAGGTTCCCTTTTCACGGGCGTACATGCACAGCATTACGGAGGATGGTATTCGTAAAGCTATGAAAGAGCGGAGTTTGAATATATGTGATTACGACCTCGCAAGTGCCGCGGAGACACGTCACGTAATGGATCGTTTTTTTGGCTTCTTAGGTAGTTCCGTGGTTCGCGCGGCCAATTCGCAGATGCGTTCAATTGGCCGTGTACAAACACCCGCACTGATTCTCATCAATGAGCGTGAGGATAAGATTAGCGCTTTCTTGGAGAGGAACAAATCAACGTTTGTAGTTGAGGCGACGTGCCAGTTTCCAGTTCCGCACGGCACAACCTTTTCCCAGGTTGTGGACATTCATTCAGACCGCCGAGGGGCACCGTCACAATGGAATACGGCAGCGGAGGCTAATAACTGCTTGGAGCACTGGAAGCTAGACGGTTGCCACAGTTTCAGCATTCCACACGATCCAATTGTCACCCCGTCAAAGGTTCCGCCCCCGCAGCCGCTTACGATGGCGGCGGCAATCACAAAGTTGAACCGACAGATGAAGTTAAGCAGTGAGATGGTCAGCGGTTACCTTCAGGATCTGTTTCAGCTGGGTCATATTACGTACCCCAGGACGGACAGTACGCGGATAGATGAGAGTGCATTGAAGGATATTTACAATGCCGTGAAGAAGAATTTCGGCAAGGAATTTCTGTATCGTCTTGAGGACCGACCAGCCTCAGGTGGGGATggtaaaagggggaaaaaacaaaccaaaaaaaagactgcaaaaagggggaaaaactcGGGGACCCCGGTGGGAAATGTCGAGGATGCTCATGAGGCAATCCGACCAACAAACATCAACGTTCAGGGGGATTCACTGTCACTTTCCCCAGAAACGAGAGCAGTGTATGAACTTGTCCGTAGACAGACTCTGGCAGCTTTCATGATCCCACAGGTCGTTGAGAAGATTGTGGCAGACGTTAAATTTGTTAGCGGTAGCGGAGAGAAATTGACTCTCACGTTAGGTGGCAAGCGGGTAGTGGAGCCGGGATGGACGCGCGCCTTTCATAAGGGAGACTCGGGAAACTTATCTCTTCATGTCGGCGCTGAGGAGGGTGCCGATGCGGGTGATGAGGGCGCTCCCACCATGTGTTCGCTGTCCCAGGAGGAATTTTATGCTATCTTAAACCTCCGACGCGTGCTGAACTCGCCGAACCAGCAGCACCTGTTTGAGCTACGTTCTCCGACTATACGTGAGAATCGCCCGGTTCCCCCAATGCCACACTCGGAAGGGACGCTCATTGAGGAACTGAAGAGGAATGGTGTAGGAAGACCCAGCACGTATCCCTTAATAGTCAAGACACTCTTAGCCCGCGGTTACATTCAGGTGAATGCAAAGGGCCGCTGTGAAACGACGCCGGTGGGAAGGATGCTTGTGGAAACGGCCAAATCGACTTTCCCGTCCATAGTTGATCTTGGTTTCACAGCATCTTTTGAGAAGCAACTTGATACAGTCGCCAAGCCCCACCCCAATAAGCGACCGGCTTTCCTGCGCTCCACAAAGATTTCTCAGGCAGACTACGTGTTGTCTATGTTCCTTTCAACATTCCTCAACTACGTGTCGGAGGCTGCGTGCACTCAGCGGGCCCGCATTATCGAGCGCTCGATGCGACTGAAGCGTGATCAGGAGGGAGGCTCTGGAATAGGGGATGCAGAGTTTGAGGAGAGCGTAGTTGCAGCCAGAAGAAAAGTAACGCTGGCTTCCACGGATTTGGTGACACTTCCCAAAACATACAACAACTTCTCCACGTTGCAGCGAAACTTGAATGAATATCTTCGACACAATTTTCCACCGTCGCAGGTTAATGGCTCACCTGCTCCGTCGCCGACTGTTGATGCTCCACGTAGTCGTAGAGGTGGCGCCGGCACGTCGAGGGGTGTTGCGGGCGGTGGGTGA
- a CDS encoding calpain, putative (Curated by J. Mottram.), whose product MATTLDDLYQYYCRRKGCKANSCFSRYLIEEFERQGQKRVLETVDLSLNYVGRKGIIPVLDLVKNVKTIKKLNLSNNMLEHEELEHLVYCLALHPSVEEVVLANNCFHDASVKVILDLLELNGGITTFDVDGNEISAASVATIGEQLEKNRARRAERESDASHPSLRRWSKAQIEGSIDELNSGGHIHFGTWWKNPQYFMRTSAGSQVRIVMDVEDAKEARQVGFFVFRSSGQYRVVELSEGVIAGESACDHSHCYLTMSVEENETYSVMPYTFYPSRSVGFRLTAEMCSDDALSSRGWITLEPVDPAVDWCLSTLDGEWTEESAGGSHLEHTWCRNHMIRVQYAGSVLTHRMAAPATLIVKLSKGVDPDVNDEKSIGFHVLTPDTEEALLPPIFCKDECVKCFCPHERTTTISASFAVSCTALQLFIAPSTLNPGQVGSYNVTVFSSVPVTLSSSAFPHGWHYRKVGGSWDEYNCGGSRNASMSWKANPSIGLSVDSSQEPSDFTVFLEAASPALPLVVQEAAVGDGACSRSATPAPGESQEEDPDLVEFLRRHKAHLMEACVSVIEAKSPLYRELLTSGYTNGSFARLMVPGLNKPFLLLVSTRHAGQLGTFALHIFSHRPFVTDGVESLLAREREVHLQQYALENEKRRTLLSAAKTQQISFDGSEDVVVVRNEIIRQCMITGEKFVDRDFPRGGSSLFLDPDAKPPPMFPKETHWKRPTELMEKVVFLPDWKCDAPFPYSRREWFASVVHAIATKPLWLQNVAVGYNEGEGMAQFRFFKDGKWKVVTIDDYLLFDSTMDLCMGRPGKDSADIFFPLIEKAYAKAHRCYETLEPKVTPELGFLELVCQGLMDLSGCATINIPLIGSVRMPQEQQDVIWMEMKNAVKPNVLCSLLVRGDSNGASERRGRGILVDHIYPVLDARFLEGYRLVKLRHWGQPEEINLCSKWRSSSDKWTDTIRQTLEFREDDRETFWLSFDEVLYYFTNLLINEETSSVSWASGYFCDCPPGCNDRLLGSSQFSLQLGEFPPGLKKVNILLGLHQLDPRTTVLRDKEAVASYRTGVGLEVVGTADNTVWLTDFSKAEVLSRLEPCMKRDALCPLTVSLDSVGGNKLLTLVVFKEEMRAPHVPFLLSAWSETCKVNVVAVERNAAVTVCDEWPREFAIGGPSSPFWRDCPQYFIYPSDTTDINFSLKQELASGEIPKPIGFTVHDARACRSYLEYNPETVILSVAANASHKVEGTVRLLGMKARRGMPYIIVPFCTEAAPGGSFTLEAVANRFVKLCRINPQLDWCRVTKHASFMLSDGSVGGSLRFSSWRSSPQFAFTFPVGGKGRLLVSLSNDDAVDTRTEVGMTLLLGDRQWDEGKRRKLVVSQGDIIACSEENIGRSTLDCEIDVEPEQTLILVVYASLPYRGADVTFTAYSALPVEVEPVKEWEYVVMAQGSWELGYTAGGGAEEFGSWVNNPFVALNTFRRTQIVALLLQYPRGPEKPVVKRAGNKKAFLPPVIVNPNNRMEIAIDLNCQDENMTRIATTPYTRNSEVALVANVPAADSLPFVFVPHTKYPEGNGEYKLFVYADSLVELYPLEKKRVPYV is encoded by the coding sequence ATGGCCACGACGCTGGATGACTTATACCAGTACTACTGCCGACGAAAGGGCTGTAAAGCCAACAGCTGTTTCTCCCGTTACCTGATTGAAGAATTTGAGCGTCAAGGGCAAAAGCGCGTACTAGAAACAGTGGATCTGTCTCTGAATTACGTGGGAAGGAAGGGTATAATACCCGTGTTGGACCTCGTCAAGAATGTcaaaacaataaagaaaCTAAACCTCAGCAACAATATGTTGGAGCACGAGGAGCTGGAGCATCTTGTCTACTGCCTCGCCCTTCACCCGTCCGTGGAGGAGGTAGTGCTTGCAAATAATTGCTTTCATGATGCCAGCGTTAAAGTAATTCTCGACCTGTTGGAGTTGAACGGGGGGATCACTACCTTCGATGTTGATGGTAATGAAATCTCGGCGGCTTCCGTCGCGACAATAGGGGAGCAGCTGGAGAAGAATAGAGCGCGTCGTGCCGAGAGGGAGAGCGATGCATCCCATCCCTCCTTGCGGCGGTGGAGCAAGGCGCAGATTGAAGGATCGATAGATGAGTTAAACTCGGGTGGCCACATACACTTCGGTACCTGGTGGAAGAATCCGCAGTACTTCATGCGGACGTCTGCGGGGTCACAAGTTCGCATTGTCATGGATGTTGAGGACGCTAAGGAGGCACGGCAAGTTGGTTTCTTTGTCTTTCGCTCAAGCGGCCAGTACAGAGTAGTTGAGCTTAGCGAGGGTGTCATTGCTGGGGAGAGTGCTTGTGACCACAGCCATTGTTACCTGACAATGTCCGTGGAGGAAAACGAGACGTATTCTGTAATGCCGTACACGTTTTATCCCAGTCGTAGCGTAGGGTTCAGACTCACCGCTGAGATGTGTTCTGACGACGCATTAAGCTCGAGGGGATGGATCACCCTTGAGCCTGTAGATCCGGCGGTCGATTGGTGTCTGAGTACTCTGGACGGAGAGTGGACAGAGGAGTCAGCCGGTGGCTCCCACTTAGAGCACACATGGTGTCGTAACCACATGATTCGGGTGCAGTACGCTGGGTCCGTTCTCACGCACCGAATGGCAGCACCTGCAACGCTAATTGTGAAACTCAGCAAGGGCGTGGACCCAGATGTTAACGATGAAAAGAGTATCGGATTCCACGTACTGACACCAGACACAGAGGAGGCGTTGTTGCCCCCAATTTTCTGCAAGGACGAGTGCGTAAAGTGTTTCTGTCCGCACGAGCGTACGACAACTATCAGCGCTTCCTTTGCAGTGTCATGTACTGCTCTTCAGCTTTTCATCGCTCCGAGCACACTGAATCCTGGACAGGTGGGAAGTTATAACGTCACGGTTTTTTCCTCTGTACCCGTCACACTATCCTCGTCGGCGTTTCCCCATGGGTGGCACTACCGAAAGGTTGGTGGCTCGTGGGATGAGTATAACTGTGGAGGCTCTCGAAACGCGAGCATGTCGTGGAAGGCCAATCCCTCCATTGGCCTGAGCGTCGATTCTAGTCAAGAGCCGTCAGATTTCACAGTCTTCTTGGAGGCAGCTTCGCCCGCTTTACCGTTGGTCGTTCAAGAAGCTGCGGTGGGAGACGGTGCGTGCTCGCGATCCGCCACGCCTGCTCCAGGGGAGTCGCAGGAAGAAGATCCTGATCTTGTGGAGTTTCTGAGAAGGCACAAGGCACACCTCATGGAAGCTTGTGTGTCAGTTATTGAGGCCAAGTCTCCACTTTATCGGGAACTACTCACTTCTGGCTACACAAATGGTTCCTTCGCCCGTCTTATGGTGCCCGGCCTCAACAaaccgtttcttcttcttgtctCAACGAGGCACGCGGGACAATTGGGAACATTTGCGCTTCATATATTTTCCCACCGCCCTTTTGTTACCGATGGTGTGGAATCATTATTGGCGCGTGAGCGTGAGGTCCACTTGCAGCAGTATGCACTGGAGAACGAAAAACGGCGAACACTTTTGTCAGCGGCAAAAACTCAACAGATTAGCTTCGACGGCAGCGAGgatgtggttgttgtgcGCAACGAAATCATTAGGCAATGTATGATTACTGGAGAAAAGTTTGTTGATCGTGATTTCCCCCGTGGTGGTTCCTCACTTTTTCTTGATCCAGATGCAAAACCCCCGCCAATGTTCCCAAAAGAAACGCATTGGAAGCGACCGACCGAGTTAATGGAGAAGGTGGTGTTTCTCCCCGACTGGAAGTGTGACGCCCCGTTCCCGTACTCACGGCGGGAGTGGTTTGCATCTGTTGTTCATGCCATAGCAACGAAGCCGTTGTGGCTGCAGAATGTAGCAGTTGGGTACAATGAAGGCGAGGGAATGGCCCAATTCCGCTTCTTCAAAGACGGGAAGTGGAAGGTGGTAACCATCGACGACTATCTTCTCTTTGACAGCACAATGGACCTCTGTATGGGGCGGCCGGGTAAGGATAGTgcagacattttttttccattgatTGAAAAGGCGTACGCGAAGGCGCATCGTTGCTACGAGACTCTGGAGCCCAAAGTAACACCGGAATTGGGATTCCTAGAGTTGGTGTGCCAGGGCTTGATGGACCTTTCGGGCTGTGCAACAATCAACATCCCTCTCATCGGTAGTGTGCGAATGCCCCAAGAGCAACAGGACGTCATCTGGATGGAAATGAAGAACGCCGTAAAGCCTAATGTTCTTTGTAGTCTGTTGGTTCGTGGTGACAGTAACGGAGCATCAGAACGCCGTGGACGTGGTATACTGGTTGATCATATATATCCTGTGTTGGACGCCCGATTTCTAGAGGGGTATCGGCTTGTGAAATTACGACATTGGGGACAACCAGAAGAAATTAACCTGTGCAGCAAGTGGCGGTCTTCAAGCGACAAATGGACCGACACCATTCGGCAAACTCTTGAATTCAGGGAGGATGACCGTGAGACGTTTTGGCTATCCTTCGACGAAGTACTGTACTACTTTACTAACCTGCTCATCAACGAAGAGACGTCGAGTGTAAGTTGGGCATCAGGTTATTTCTGTGATTGTCCACCGGGTTGCAACGATCGCCTCCTTGGAAGTTCGCAGTTCTCCCTCCAACTTGGGGAATTTCCACCGGGGTTGAAGAAGGTAAACATTTTGCTGGGTCTTCATCAACTGGATCCACGGACGACCGTACTACGTGACAAAGAGGCTGTCGCATCCTACCGTACGGGAGTCGGCCTAGAGGTCGTGGGCACTGCCGACAACACTGTTTGGCTGACTGATTTCTCCAAAGCAGAGGTGCTGAGCCGTCTGGAACCGTGCATGAAACGAGACGCGCTTTGCCCTTTGACTGTGAGCCTTGACAGCGTCGGAGGAAACAAGCTTCTAACCCTCGTTGTGTTTAAGGAGGAGATGCGCGCTCCCCACGTGCCATTTCTGCTTTCTGCTTGGTCAGAAACTTGTAAAGTTAATGTTGTGGCTGTGGAACGAAATGCTGCGGTTACTGTTTGCGACGAATGGCCTCGTGAATTTGCGATAGGTGGTCCCTCGTCTCCGTTTTGGAGAGATTGTCCACAATATTTCATTTATCCAAGTGATACTACAGACATCAACTTTTCCCTCAAGCAGGAGTTGGCCTCCGGTGAAATACCCAAGCCAATTGGCTTCACTGTTCACGATGCTAGAGCGTGCCGAAGCTACTTGGAGTACAACCCCGAGACCGTCATTCTCTCAGTGGCGGCGAATGCATCCCATAAAGTCGAAGGCACCGTTCGTCTTCTCGGTATGAAGGCAAGGAGGGGAATGCCTTATATCATTGTCCCCTTCTGCACGGAGGCTGCTCCTGGGGGGTCGTTTACCCTAGAAGCCGTTGCCAATCGGTTTGTAAAGTTGTGCCGCATAAACCCGCAGCTGGACTGGTGTCGTGTGACGAAACATGCCTCATTCATGCTCTCCGATGGGAGTGTTGGGGGGTCGTTGCGTTTTTCGTCATGGCGCAGTAGTCCGCAATTCGCCTTTACCTTCCCGGTTGGTGGGAAAGGTAGATTgcttgtttctctttctaaTGACGACGCGGTCGATACGCGGACTGAAGTCGGCATGACTCTCCTACTGGGTGATAGGCAATGGGATGAGGGCAAGCGGAGGAAGTTAGTCGTCTCACAGGGGGACATCATAGCGTGCTCGGAGGAGAACATTGGCCGTTCTACATTGGACTGTGAGATTGATGTGGAACCCGAGCAGACGCTCATTTTGGTTGTGTACGCCAGTCTCCCGTACCGCGGAGCAGACGTCACTTTCACGGCGTACTCCGCTTTGCCTGTTGAAGTGGAGCCGGTGAAGGAATGGGAGTACGTTGTTATGGCTCAGGGAAGTTGGGAACTTGGTTACACGGCTGGGGGTGGTGCTGAAGAGTTCGGTAGCTGGGTGAACAATCCTTTTGTGGCGCTGAATACTTTCCGCCGTACGCAAATTGTAGCTCTCCTTCTTCAGTATCCTCGTGGTCCAGAGAAACCAGTGGTAAAGCGCGCTGGTAATAAAAAGGCATTTTTACCCCCCGTCATTGTAAACCCAAACAACCGCATGGAGATTGCTATCGACCTAAACTGTCAGGACGAGAACATGACGAGGATCGCTACCACTCCCTATACACGGAACAGCGAAGTGGCCCTGGTGGCTAATGTCCCTGCGGCAGACTCACTTCCGTTCGTGTTTGTTCCGCACACAAAGTACCCTGAGGGTAATGGAGAGTAcaaattgtttgtttacgCTGATTCTCTTGTGGAGCTTTACCCGTTGGAAAAGAAGCGCGTGCCGTACGTTTGA